A part of Fusarium graminearum PH-1 chromosome 3, whole genome shotgun sequence genomic DNA contains:
- a CDS encoding replication factor C subunit 3, with the protein MSDIDEMDVDVSAPSKDVTFSSEAKQGKRSAANLPVEAEDSLPWVEKYRPTTLDDVSGHQDILATINKFIEQNRLPHLLLYGPPGTGKTSTILALARRIYGAANMRQMVLELNASDDRGIDVVREQIKTFASTKQIFSLGGASRSGNGMAGFKLIILDEADAMTSTAQMALRRIMEKYTTNTRFCIIANYSHKLSPALLSRCTRFRFSPLKEGDIRVLVDKVVEEENVQVKGEAIDALVKLSKGDMRRALNVLQACHASSTPLRAKDAPKVPDSEIQRENITTETIYNCIAAPPPDAIKEIVSTLLKTSDVTSCLNTINALKVQRGLALADIITALSEELVKLEVSPEVMITWLDGLANIEHRVASGSSESIQTGAVVGVVRSGVELMSR; encoded by the exons ATGTCCGACATAGATGAGATGGACGTTGATGTCTCGGCTCCCAGCAAGGACGTCACCTTTTCCTCTGAAGCCAAGCAAGGCAAGCGCAGTGCCGCCAACCTAccagttgaagctgaagataGCTTACCTTG GGTCGAAAAATACCGACCGACCACTCTCGACGACGTTTCAGgccatcaagacattctcGCTACCATCAACAAATTCATCGAACAGAACCGCCTCCCCCATCTACTTCTATACGGCCCTCCTGGTACCGgaaagacatcaacaatTCTCGCCCTTGCCCGTCGTATCTATGGTGCTGCCAACATGCGCCAAATGGTTCTCGAGCTCAACGCCTCGGACGACCGTGGCATTGACGTTGTGCGAGAGCAGATCAAGACGTTTGCCAGCACCAAGCAGATCTTCTCTTTGGGTGGCGCCTCCCGTTCTGGCAATGGGATGGCTGGATTCAAGCTCATCATACTTGACGAGGCTGATGCCATGACAAGTACCGCTCAGATGGCTCTGCGACGAATTATGGAAAAGTACACAACCAACACTCGATTCTGCATCATTGCCAACTACTCCCACAAGCTCAGCCCGGCTCTTCTGAGTCGATGCACACGATTCCGTTTCAGCCCGTTGAAGGAGGGCGATATTAGGGTTCTCGTGGATAAGGTAgtagaggaggagaatgtTCAAGTCAAAGGAGAGGCGATCGATGCACTAGTGAAGCTGAGCAAGGGCGACATGCGAAGAGCATTAAACGTCCTGCAAGCATGCCATGCATCAA GCACACCACTACGAGCAAAGGATGCACCCAAGGTGCCAGACAGCGAGATCCAACGTGAAAACATTACAACAGAAACCATCTACAACTGTATtgcagcaccaccaccagatgccatcaaggagattgtATCGACCCTGCTCAAGACATCAGATGTCACAAGCTGCCTCAACACGATCAACGCTCTCAAGGTACAACGGGGTCTCGCCCTGGCAGATATCATCACCGCTCTTTCCGAGGAGCTAGTGAAGCTAGAGGTCAGCCCTGAGGTGATGATTACATGGTTGGATGGTCTCGCCAACATCGAGCATAGAGTCGCCAGTGGAAGCAGCGAGTCCATCCAGACCGGAGCGGTCGTTGGAGTGGTCCGAAGTGGAGTTGAGCTGATGAGTCGGTGA